One Pseudomonadota bacterium DNA segment encodes these proteins:
- a CDS encoding phytanoyl-CoA dioxygenase family protein, protein MTTTTIKGEQMSSSAKDASQAQEQYGLTQEQIDFFEENGYLGPMEAISEAEMGKLRSWIDKLGFLDGPSPVYDMGADYKHRILRDWHLVHKELMELSTLPVMVEAMASLMGPDLVLWRSQFQYKDSGGGAVAWHQDLGFPGHLFRPALDPVKNISAWIAIDDSNLTNGCVRIVPGSHKREIERRMTRVGPEDKGLFGRRYKVEYVVDTSDAVALVMKPGQFFLFNESSLHGSTGNPTAKRRMGFSTRVTTPDVKIYEGQDVDGQGFPLDHYSPVLIRGEDKYEQNGIVQASELEFVSK, encoded by the coding sequence ATGACCACAACAACTATCAAAGGTGAGCAGATGAGTTCGTCCGCCAAGGATGCAAGCCAAGCGCAGGAGCAGTACGGCCTGACGCAGGAGCAGATCGACTTCTTCGAGGAGAACGGTTACCTCGGCCCGATGGAGGCGATCAGCGAAGCGGAGATGGGCAAGCTGCGCAGCTGGATCGACAAGCTCGGCTTCCTCGATGGTCCGTCTCCGGTGTACGACATGGGAGCGGACTACAAGCACCGCATCCTGCGCGACTGGCACCTGGTGCACAAAGAGCTGATGGAGCTGTCTACGCTGCCGGTCATGGTCGAGGCGATGGCCTCGCTCATGGGGCCGGATCTCGTCCTGTGGCGCTCACAGTTCCAGTACAAGGACTCCGGTGGTGGCGCCGTGGCCTGGCACCAGGATCTCGGATTCCCGGGCCACCTGTTCCGCCCTGCGCTTGACCCGGTGAAGAACATCTCCGCCTGGATCGCGATCGACGACTCCAACCTCACCAACGGCTGCGTGCGTATCGTGCCGGGGAGCCACAAGCGTGAGATCGAACGCCGCATGACCCGCGTCGGCCCGGAAGACAAGGGGCTGTTCGGTCGGCGCTACAAGGTGGAGTACGTGGTGGACACGAGCGATGCGGTCGCCCTCGTCATGAAGCCAGGGCAGTTCTTCCTATTCAACGAGAGCTCCCTGCACGGCTCCACGGGCAACCCCACGGCCAAGCGTCGCATGGGGTTCTCCACGCGCGTGACTACGCCGGACGTTAAGATCTACGAGGGGCAGGACGTGGACGGCCAGGGGTTCCCCCTGGACCACTACTCGCCCGTGTTGATTCGCGGTGAGGACAAGTACGAGCAGAACGGCATCGTGCAGGCGTCGGAGCTGGAGTTCGTCAGCAAGTAG
- a CDS encoding PHB depolymerase family esterase produces MKAQHRQTWRPGVPRWALLLACLSGLFGVSGCMESGEATAAPSSFESRTLSVGKVRREYALYTPERLPPAGERSLVLMFHGGEGSPDKIARQTGFNEVADAQGFLVAYPRSIEHWNDGRATTRAFGDDVGFARALIDALVADAGVDPRRVYATGASNGGMMTFRLACEANDAIAAFAPVIASFPVPYVEQCRPRKAVDILMINGRSDRLIRWGGGRIPKGRRAGVGGEVIPVPETVDWWRRHNGCASPAREDLDDRVDDGTTVVRERSAACERGGSVIFFAIEGGGHTWPGSPVPANRLAGTISQELSASQVIWQFFSDKQL; encoded by the coding sequence ATGAAAGCGCAGCACCGACAGACTTGGCGACCGGGCGTGCCGCGATGGGCGCTGCTCTTGGCGTGCCTGTCAGGGTTGTTCGGTGTCTCGGGGTGTATGGAGTCCGGCGAGGCAACGGCGGCACCCTCATCCTTCGAGAGTCGCACGCTGTCCGTCGGCAAGGTGCGGCGCGAATACGCGTTGTATACGCCCGAGCGCCTGCCACCGGCCGGCGAGCGCTCGCTGGTACTGATGTTTCACGGCGGTGAAGGCTCGCCGGACAAGATCGCCCGGCAGACCGGCTTCAACGAGGTGGCCGACGCGCAGGGATTTCTGGTCGCCTATCCGCGCTCGATCGAGCACTGGAACGACGGCCGCGCGACCACGCGCGCGTTCGGCGACGACGTCGGCTTTGCGCGCGCCCTGATCGACGCCCTGGTGGCCGATGCCGGCGTCGATCCGCGACGGGTCTACGCGACCGGAGCATCCAACGGCGGCATGATGACCTTCCGCTTGGCATGTGAGGCGAACGATGCCATCGCGGCCTTCGCGCCGGTGATCGCATCCTTCCCGGTGCCTTATGTCGAGCAATGCCGACCGCGCAAGGCCGTTGATATACTCATGATCAACGGACGATCCGACCGTTTGATCCGATGGGGTGGGGGACGCATACCGAAGGGCCGGCGCGCCGGCGTTGGCGGTGAGGTGATCCCGGTCCCCGAGACCGTCGACTGGTGGCGCCGCCACAACGGCTGCGCGAGTCCCGCCCGTGAGGACCTCGATGATCGGGTCGACGACGGCACCACCGTCGTGCGCGAGCGCAGCGCCGCGTGTGAGCGCGGCGGGTCGGTGATTTTTTTCGCCATCGAGGGCGGAGGCCACACCTGGCCCGGATCTCCTGTACCAGCCAACCGGCTGGCGGGCACGATCAGCCAGGAGCTATCCGCCAGCCAAGTTATCTGGCAGTTCTTCTCCGACAAGCAGCTGTAG